The following are encoded in a window of Cygnus atratus isolate AKBS03 ecotype Queensland, Australia chromosome 8, CAtr_DNAZoo_HiC_assembly, whole genome shotgun sequence genomic DNA:
- the GPR52 gene encoding G-protein coupled receptor 52, which produces MNQSRWIEWRTLNLSSSVMNISEHLSCPLGFGHYNAVDICILETVVIILLTFLIIAGNLTVIFVFHCAPLLHHYTTSYFIQTMAYADLLVGVSCLVPTLSLLHYSTGVHESLTCQVFGYIISVLKSVSMACLACISVDRYLAITKPLSYNQLVTPCRLRICIVLIWIYSCLIFLPSFFGWGKPGYHGDIFEWCATSWLTNAYFTGFIVCLLYAPAAFVICFTYFHIFKICRQHTKEINDRRARFPSHEVDAAGETGHSPDRRYAMVLFRITSVFYMLWLPYIIYFLLESSRVLENPALSFLTTWLAISNSFCNCVIYSLSNSVFRLGLRRLSETICSSCMCLKDRDVRDPKPRKRANSCSI; this is translated from the coding sequence TGCAGTTGACATCTGTATCCTTGAGACGGTTGTTATTATCTTGCtaacttttttaattattgcgGGTAACTTAACTGTgatatttgttttccactgtGCTCCACTTCTGCACCATTATACAACCAGCTATTTTATCCAGACCATGGCCTACGCTGATCTTCTTGTTGGAGTTAGCTGCTTGGTTCCTACCTTGTCACTGCTTCACTATTCAACAGGTGTCCATGAGTCCTTGACCTGTCAAGTTTTCGGATATATCATCTCTGTGCTAAAAAGCGTGTCTATGGCGTGTCTTGCTTGCATCAGTGTGGATCGCTATCTCGCTATAACAAAGCCTCTCTCCTATAACCAACTGGTCACACCTTGTCGCTTGAGAATCTGCATCGTTTTGATCTGGATATACTCTTGTCTAATCTTCTTGCCTTCCTTTTTTGGTTGGGGAAAACCTGGTTACCATGGAGATATTTTTGAATGGTGTGCTACCTCCTGGCTAACTAATGCCTATTTTACTGGCTTTATTGTGTGCTTACTATACGCTCCCGCTGCCTTTGTCATTTGTTTCACATATTTCCACATCTTTAAAATCTGCCGGCAGCACACCAAAGAGATCAATGATCGGAGAGCTCGATTTCCTAGCCACGAAGTGGATGCTGCTGGGGAGACTGGGCACAGCCCTGACCGCCGCTATGCCATGGTGTTGTTTCGGATAACCAGCGTGTTCTACATGCTGTGGCTCCCTTATATCATATACTTTCTGCTGGAGAGCTCTAGGGTGTTGGAAAACCCGGCACTTTCCTTCTTAACAACGTGGCTTGCTATAAGCAATAGTTTCTGCAACTGTGTGATATATAGCCTCTCCAACAGTGTCTTCAGGCTGGGACTGCGGAGACTGTCAGAGACGATATGTTCATCTTGTATGTGTTTAAAAGACAGGGATGTACGGGACCCTAAACCAAGGAAACGGGCTAATTCCTGCTCCATTTAA